One part of the Sphingopyxis sp. PAMC25046 genome encodes these proteins:
- a CDS encoding lasso peptide biosynthesis B2 protein has protein sequence MTTGWKLATGTGYCEVDGDLVFLDLVRDKYFALRGQDRAAFERLRAGEPNDSEAMGRLVATGFLARSSEPTKLDPASPHIPANDLSAVADGPTSLRMGFAASRALRWARRSMRPNRIASTVEAMRNAKLRLGVPGAEAAVRGIASSYAASRWMARTPPRCLIDALALDHILLSHGLGARLVFGVRLSPFAAHCWLQSPGAVLTGISAEARNFTPILAIG, from the coding sequence ATGACGACCGGCTGGAAACTGGCAACCGGAACGGGCTATTGCGAAGTCGACGGAGATCTCGTCTTCCTCGACCTTGTCCGGGACAAATATTTCGCGCTGCGCGGGCAAGACCGCGCGGCCTTCGAGCGGCTTCGGGCAGGCGAGCCGAACGACAGCGAGGCGATGGGGCGTCTTGTGGCGACAGGATTCCTCGCACGGTCGAGCGAGCCGACGAAGCTCGATCCGGCCTCGCCTCACATTCCGGCCAACGATTTGTCGGCGGTCGCCGACGGACCGACATCGCTCCGCATGGGTTTCGCAGCGTCCCGCGCGCTGCGCTGGGCAAGACGTTCGATGCGGCCAAACCGGATCGCGTCAACGGTGGAAGCCATGCGGAACGCAAAGCTTCGGCTCGGCGTGCCGGGCGCCGAAGCGGCGGTTCGGGGCATCGCTTCATCCTATGCAGCATCGCGCTGGATGGCGCGGACCCCGCCACGATGTTTGATCGACGCGCTAGCGCTCGACCACATCCTCCTGTCGCACGGCCTAGGCGCGCGGCTGGTTTTTGGGGTGCGTCTCAGCCCCTTTGCCGCACATTGCTGGTTACAGAGTCCCGGCGCGGTGTTGACCGGAATCTCGGCCGAGGCCCGCAACTTCACACCAATATTGGCGATCGGATGA
- a CDS encoding asparagine synthase C-terminal domain-containing protein has product MKRGILALVGTTSGGLALAAAAERHALRCVQNAGALTVYAGAGIADQVMESGALLLGDIYSLSGATCHAPGDGWGSYLAFTVDDASVEIARAALTGMPIYWTRFEDGFLLWNDLELVAPMLGIGSFDWQFIAGTLAYANLRTERTGLEGVSELLPGSCAKFLAEESAVQTLWTPWKAVSQPDLRPVAELALDLERRFLGCLRGWCGNRSDILLELSGGLDSSIVAAGLSSAQANFSAVTFVSSGADGDERPYARAVAAHCGAELLEMPHADTGIDLVSLPPVLHARPSAYGVLGGIDDAFESAFPVSDAAIFGGIGGDNIFDFDTSVAPILDAFRHFGPRRPAFETMRDVARAGDATVWQAARLAYRAVRDGPSGWRRETGFCVADQVPASPPAHPWDAGEEDAPRGKRNHVRALRRILDFVDRPRRWRDRDVVAPLLSQPVVEFCLTVPSWAWVRGGRDRAVARAAFASRLPPEVVWRRGKGRLDSLCTASYLRQRGALADLLLGGRLAERGLLDKPAIETYLAHDLVEGDFAYFRLLEIADVERWVRSVEASPLMGPSSRQRRY; this is encoded by the coding sequence ATGAAACGCGGCATTCTCGCACTTGTGGGAACCACGTCCGGGGGGCTGGCGCTTGCGGCAGCTGCCGAGCGCCACGCATTGCGATGCGTTCAGAATGCGGGCGCACTGACCGTCTATGCAGGCGCCGGCATTGCTGACCAAGTGATGGAAAGCGGTGCCCTATTGCTCGGGGACATTTATTCGCTTTCGGGCGCTACCTGCCACGCGCCCGGCGACGGCTGGGGAAGCTATCTGGCCTTCACCGTCGACGATGCATCGGTCGAGATCGCGCGCGCCGCGCTCACCGGCATGCCGATCTACTGGACCCGGTTTGAAGACGGCTTTCTGCTTTGGAACGATCTCGAGCTGGTCGCGCCAATGCTTGGCATCGGGTCATTCGATTGGCAGTTCATCGCCGGGACTTTGGCGTACGCCAATCTGCGGACCGAACGGACCGGGCTTGAAGGTGTGAGCGAGCTATTGCCCGGCAGCTGTGCCAAGTTTTTGGCCGAGGAGTCAGCTGTCCAGACTTTGTGGACGCCTTGGAAGGCTGTCTCGCAGCCCGATCTTCGACCAGTCGCTGAACTTGCGCTAGACCTCGAACGTCGGTTCCTTGGGTGCTTGCGAGGCTGGTGTGGGAATCGGAGCGACATCCTGCTCGAGCTGTCGGGCGGACTCGACTCTTCGATCGTCGCGGCAGGCCTGTCATCGGCGCAAGCCAATTTCTCTGCCGTCACTTTCGTTTCGTCCGGTGCCGACGGCGACGAGCGTCCCTACGCGCGCGCCGTCGCGGCGCATTGCGGTGCTGAGCTTCTCGAAATGCCCCACGCGGATACCGGCATCGATCTGGTATCGCTACCGCCTGTCCTTCACGCGCGGCCCTCCGCCTATGGCGTGCTCGGCGGGATCGACGATGCCTTCGAATCGGCGTTCCCCGTTTCCGATGCCGCGATCTTCGGGGGCATCGGTGGGGACAATATCTTCGATTTCGACACGAGCGTCGCGCCGATCCTCGACGCCTTTCGTCATTTCGGGCCGCGGCGCCCTGCATTCGAGACGATGCGCGACGTCGCGCGCGCGGGCGATGCAACGGTCTGGCAGGCCGCTCGCTTGGCGTATCGGGCGGTGCGGGACGGCCCGAGCGGCTGGCGCCGTGAGACCGGCTTCTGCGTCGCGGACCAGGTGCCGGCCTCGCCGCCGGCTCATCCCTGGGATGCGGGCGAGGAGGATGCGCCGCGCGGCAAGCGCAACCATGTGCGCGCGCTTCGGCGCATCCTCGACTTCGTCGACCGGCCGCGCCGCTGGCGGGACCGCGATGTCGTAGCGCCGCTGCTTTCACAGCCGGTGGTAGAATTTTGCCTTACTGTTCCGAGCTGGGCGTGGGTGAGGGGCGGTCGCGACCGCGCGGTTGCCCGCGCCGCATTCGCGTCGCGACTTCCGCCGGAGGTCGTTTGGAGGCGCGGCAAAGGGCGGCTCGATTCCCTCTGTACCGCAAGCTATCTTCGCCAGCGCGGTGCGCTCGCCGACCTCCTGCTCGGCGGGCGGCTGGCGGAACGCGGGCTGCTGGACAAGCCTGCGATCGAGACCTACCTCGCGCACGATCTCGTCGAGGGCGACTTCGCCTATTTCCGGCTGCTCGAAATCGCCGATGTCGAACGTTGGGTGCGGTCGGTAGAAGCCTCGCCCTTGATGGGGCCGAGCAGCCGCCAGCGACGATACTGA
- a CDS encoding Atxe2 family lasso peptide isopeptidase yields the protein MVSKAAILGCLLAAASPAASQTTPREIAEIADLSGLAVSPDGNWIAYRVERPSTVTNRIDIDWYLAPTDATAPPRALGRLGTAMWNDAGSVLPGEATWMPDGKAVVVRALVDGRIGLWVSPIDGSGFHEIGPSEGEIEAFAIAADGTVISREGPPRDAIARAEEAERDTGILFDARVDLAQPLYRGASINGRPSTQRFSGDWFDRVPLLEDTPRAVVARDASGTSERPANDAERALLKPAPGPDIPESLRGILRQRGVCVAASGCPNDAERIAWRSGLADGRVLIALRAQSGQTTLHVWTPASAKFKMIAVSAGQLSSGRSDSKPCAAGEKAIFCVEAAASVSPRLVRIEASGRKKIIDSPNSFPGRDGLLVETIAWQVSGSRASGILIRPKIPGRLPLFVTYYRCNGYLRGGTGDEWPLRALAAGGIASLCIDVLPGGEIAQDRYQIGMEAVRAAIDTLDRRGTIDRSRVGMGGLSFGSEVAVWTAMHSDLLKAVSIASVQIEPTYYWYNARPGRETFARNIRQNWKLGPPDTEPAEWQALSAALNIDMITAPMLLQLPESEARQSAELMSKLATNGLGETHLFPLAPHLKVEPRQKLAAYERNLDWFRFWLKGEIDPDPAKADQYRRWRLLGPIKGEASTDRTQRSTSAISSSRK from the coding sequence ATGGTGAGCAAAGCCGCGATCCTCGGCTGTCTCCTGGCCGCGGCATCGCCCGCGGCCAGCCAGACGACCCCGCGCGAAATCGCCGAGATTGCCGACCTGTCGGGGCTCGCGGTCTCTCCTGACGGAAATTGGATCGCCTATCGGGTCGAGCGCCCATCCACCGTCACCAACCGGATCGATATCGACTGGTATCTAGCGCCCACGGACGCCACCGCCCCTCCCCGCGCGCTCGGACGACTCGGCACCGCGATGTGGAACGACGCCGGGAGCGTCCTGCCCGGCGAAGCCACATGGATGCCCGACGGCAAGGCAGTCGTTGTCCGTGCCCTTGTCGACGGACGAATCGGCCTGTGGGTGAGTCCCATCGACGGGTCGGGATTCCACGAGATCGGGCCAAGCGAAGGCGAAATCGAGGCCTTTGCCATCGCCGCTGACGGTACCGTCATCTCGCGCGAAGGACCTCCGCGCGATGCGATCGCGCGGGCAGAGGAGGCCGAGCGCGACACCGGTATCTTGTTCGACGCGCGCGTCGATCTTGCCCAACCCCTCTATCGCGGCGCCTCAATCAATGGACGTCCTTCGACGCAGCGCTTCTCTGGTGACTGGTTCGACCGCGTGCCGCTGCTCGAAGATACACCGCGCGCTGTCGTTGCCCGAGACGCATCCGGCACCAGCGAGCGCCCGGCGAACGACGCTGAACGCGCCCTGCTCAAGCCGGCGCCCGGGCCGGACATCCCCGAAAGCCTCCGCGGCATTCTTCGGCAGCGCGGCGTCTGCGTCGCGGCGAGCGGCTGCCCGAACGATGCGGAGCGTATCGCATGGCGGAGCGGGCTTGCCGACGGCCGCGTCCTGATCGCACTCCGCGCCCAATCGGGCCAAACGACCCTGCATGTGTGGACGCCCGCGTCGGCGAAGTTCAAGATGATCGCGGTCTCGGCAGGACAGCTCTCGAGTGGGCGGAGCGACAGCAAGCCCTGCGCTGCAGGCGAAAAAGCAATCTTTTGCGTCGAGGCGGCCGCGTCGGTCTCACCCCGCCTCGTCCGGATCGAGGCCTCTGGCCGCAAGAAGATCATCGATTCCCCAAATTCATTTCCTGGCCGCGACGGGCTCCTTGTCGAAACGATCGCGTGGCAGGTGAGCGGCAGCCGTGCGTCGGGCATACTCATCCGCCCGAAGATCCCCGGGCGGCTGCCGCTCTTCGTCACCTACTATCGCTGCAATGGATATCTGCGCGGCGGAACAGGCGACGAATGGCCTCTGCGCGCGCTTGCCGCGGGCGGCATCGCATCGCTCTGCATCGACGTCCTCCCAGGCGGCGAGATCGCGCAGGATCGCTACCAGATCGGCATGGAAGCCGTGCGGGCCGCGATCGACACCCTCGACCGGCGCGGAACGATAGATCGCAGCCGCGTCGGCATGGGCGGTCTCAGCTTCGGAAGCGAGGTTGCGGTATGGACTGCCATGCACAGCGATCTTCTCAAGGCGGTTTCGATCGCCTCGGTCCAGATCGAACCCACGTATTACTGGTACAATGCTCGCCCGGGCCGCGAGACATTCGCCCGCAATATCCGGCAGAACTGGAAGCTCGGCCCGCCGGATACCGAACCTGCCGAGTGGCAGGCGCTTTCGGCCGCGCTCAATATTGATATGATCACGGCGCCGATGCTGCTGCAACTTCCCGAGAGCGAAGCGCGCCAGTCGGCCGAACTGATGAGCAAGCTTGCTACCAACGGTCTCGGCGAGACCCACCTCTTCCCCCTCGCCCCGCATCTGAAGGTCGAACCCCGCCAGAAGCTCGCGGCCTATGAGCGCAATCTCGACTGGTTCCGCTTCTGGCTCAAAGGCGAGATCGACCCCGATCCAGCGAAGGCCGATCAGTATCGTCGCTGGCGGCTGCTCGGCCCCATCAAGGGCGAGGCTTCTACCGACCGCACCCAACGTTCGACATCGGCGATTTCGAGCAGCCGGAAATAG
- a CDS encoding TonB-dependent receptor, with protein sequence MKFFAAVLASGVSATALYAPSACAQTGEQTYNIEGQRLSDALRKYSDISGREVIAASSLLEGRRSNRVRGRLSPDAALSRLLTGTGLTIELVEGAWVLRSGNVDAGETGSTETNGEAIIVTGSRIRGAGPTGSPVVTIDREAIEKSGYGTVQQMLQSLPQAFGGGPNEAVSTTTTRNGGGSDSTFGSSINLRGLGTSSTLVLIDNARPALGGIGGVFADISLIPVGAVERIEVLIDGASAIYGADAVAGVVNVRMRSRFEGAETMLRAGTADGDTTELQFGQIFGRDFGGARLVLAYQYSQRGALAGASRDFAREDLRAFGGPDYRTNFAVPGTITAANGQRFGIPAGQDGRALTAAQLIPGVQNRYDGRVNSDILPRTRIHSLYAAAEFDLTDTLTFRASALAAQRRYSRVSTGDFIQAARVPVTNPFYVDPIGTNQPVSVAYRFVNDLGPQIDSGRARGLTASAGFDQEIGRWRVQVGGAYGHQRGIANKANLVNRPRLAAALADTNRATAFNVFGNGTANNPVTIDSIRGTFQSVNDFESWSAALRGDGPLFRLPGGEVRLAIGAEYRRENFDYYTVNGFSLATPFTDPFDIIPSVRKVRAAYAELLVPVFGPDNGMPGFRRLDISLAGRAEKYSDVGRSENPKVGVRWEPFQGIALRGSYGKSFRAPAFDELIGEAISLFQTEAVPDPASPTGTTNILGLFGYAPDVGPERATTWTAGIDVAPSSLAGFKASVTYYDVDYRDRIGTASEDYTRFLVDRARFGGLITDNPSLALVEGYFARPSFVNAANIAPGQVAAILDGRIRNLAAERQRGIDFDVGYSPAFAGGTLDLGIAGTHIFSIKQQLTPGGPQVDVVGTYAKPVKWRLRGRFGWATGGFSANAFVNYIDGYLNQVVTPMERVGSWTTFDLSISQRIGGGDGVEGRGLRLSLGITNLFDKDPPYVNNRSVSSALGYDPEKASPLGRMMSLQATIRW encoded by the coding sequence ATGAAATTTTTCGCGGCCGTTCTGGCTTCGGGCGTCTCGGCGACCGCACTCTATGCACCCAGCGCGTGTGCGCAGACGGGCGAGCAGACCTACAATATCGAGGGTCAGCGCCTTAGCGACGCACTTCGCAAATATTCGGACATTTCCGGCCGCGAGGTCATCGCGGCTTCGAGCCTGCTCGAAGGCCGACGCAGCAACCGTGTCCGCGGGCGACTCTCTCCCGACGCCGCCCTTTCCCGACTCCTCACCGGCACGGGCCTGACGATCGAACTCGTCGAAGGCGCATGGGTCCTTCGCTCGGGAAACGTCGATGCCGGGGAGACTGGATCGACTGAGACGAACGGCGAAGCGATCATCGTTACAGGCTCGCGCATTCGCGGTGCAGGACCGACCGGTTCTCCGGTCGTCACCATCGACCGCGAAGCCATCGAAAAGAGCGGCTATGGCACTGTTCAGCAGATGCTCCAATCACTGCCACAGGCATTTGGCGGCGGCCCCAACGAGGCAGTCTCGACGACCACGACCCGGAACGGCGGGGGTTCGGATTCGACTTTCGGCTCGAGCATCAACCTGCGCGGCCTCGGGACCTCGTCGACCCTCGTCCTCATCGACAATGCGCGCCCAGCGCTTGGCGGGATCGGCGGCGTCTTCGCCGACATCTCGCTCATCCCGGTAGGCGCGGTCGAACGGATCGAAGTGCTGATCGACGGCGCATCGGCGATCTACGGCGCCGACGCGGTCGCCGGGGTGGTGAACGTGCGGATGCGGAGTCGCTTCGAGGGAGCCGAGACAATGCTGCGCGCGGGCACCGCCGATGGCGATACGACCGAGTTGCAGTTCGGCCAAATCTTTGGTCGTGACTTCGGCGGCGCACGGCTGGTGCTTGCTTACCAATACTCGCAGCGCGGTGCGCTCGCGGGCGCCTCCCGCGATTTCGCGCGCGAGGATCTGCGGGCCTTCGGAGGCCCCGACTATCGGACCAACTTCGCGGTGCCCGGGACGATTACGGCCGCGAATGGACAGCGGTTTGGCATCCCGGCCGGACAAGACGGCCGCGCATTGACTGCCGCTCAGCTGATTCCAGGTGTCCAGAACCGCTACGACGGTCGCGTGAACAGCGACATTTTGCCGAGAACGCGCATTCACAGCCTTTATGCCGCTGCCGAATTCGACCTTACCGACACGTTGACCTTTCGCGCAAGCGCGCTCGCGGCGCAGCGCCGCTACAGCCGCGTCAGTACCGGAGACTTCATCCAGGCCGCGCGGGTGCCGGTTACCAATCCTTTCTACGTTGATCCGATCGGCACGAACCAGCCGGTCAGCGTCGCCTATCGCTTCGTGAACGACTTGGGACCGCAGATCGACAGCGGCCGGGCGCGCGGCCTCACCGCCTCAGCGGGCTTCGACCAGGAAATTGGCCGCTGGCGCGTGCAGGTCGGCGGCGCCTATGGCCATCAGCGCGGCATCGCGAACAAGGCCAATCTCGTCAATCGCCCGCGCCTTGCTGCGGCGCTTGCCGACACCAACCGAGCAACCGCATTCAACGTCTTCGGAAACGGCACCGCAAACAATCCGGTCACCATCGACAGCATTCGCGGCACATTCCAGTCGGTCAATGATTTCGAAAGCTGGTCGGCGGCGCTCCGCGGTGACGGCCCGCTCTTCCGCCTGCCCGGCGGCGAGGTCCGGCTCGCGATCGGCGCGGAGTATCGCCGCGAGAATTTCGACTATTACACCGTCAACGGATTCAGCCTCGCGACGCCCTTCACCGACCCATTCGACATCATTCCGAGCGTGCGGAAGGTTCGCGCAGCCTATGCTGAACTGCTCGTGCCGGTCTTCGGGCCGGATAACGGGATGCCGGGTTTCCGCAGGCTCGACATTTCGTTGGCCGGGCGCGCCGAGAAATACAGCGACGTCGGCCGAAGCGAAAATCCCAAGGTCGGCGTCCGATGGGAACCGTTCCAGGGCATTGCGCTGCGCGGGTCCTACGGAAAATCCTTCCGCGCGCCCGCCTTCGACGAGCTCATCGGCGAGGCGATTTCGCTGTTTCAGACCGAAGCGGTCCCCGACCCCGCTTCGCCGACGGGCACGACCAACATACTCGGCCTGTTCGGCTATGCACCGGACGTAGGTCCCGAAAGAGCGACGACCTGGACCGCGGGCATCGACGTCGCCCCCTCGTCGCTTGCCGGTTTCAAGGCGTCGGTCACCTATTATGACGTCGACTATCGCGACCGCATCGGGACGGCGAGCGAGGATTACACCCGCTTTCTTGTCGACCGGGCGCGCTTCGGCGGGCTGATCACCGACAATCCGTCGCTGGCACTGGTAGAGGGATATTTCGCACGTCCCAGCTTCGTGAACGCAGCAAACATCGCGCCGGGCCAGGTCGCCGCGATCCTGGACGGTCGCATCCGCAACCTCGCCGCCGAACGCCAGCGCGGGATCGATTTCGATGTCGGCTATTCCCCCGCATTCGCGGGCGGAACGCTCGACCTCGGCATCGCGGGCACGCATATCTTCTCGATAAAACAGCAACTGACTCCGGGCGGGCCGCAGGTCGATGTCGTCGGCACCTATGCCAAGCCGGTCAAATGGCGCCTTCGCGGTCGCTTCGGTTGGGCGACGGGCGGCTTCTCGGCCAATGCCTTCGTCAACTACATCGACGGCTATCTCAACCAGGTCGTGACGCCGATGGAGCGGGTCGGTTCTTGGACCACGTTCGACCTCAGCATCTCGCAGCGCATCGGGGGCGGCGATGGCGTGGAAGGGCGGGGCCTGCGGCTCAGCCTTGGAATCACCAACCTGTTCGACAAGGATCCGCCCTATGTGAACAACCGCAGCGTGTCGTCCGCGCTCGGCTACGACCCCGAGAAGGCGAGCCCGCTCGGCCGCATGATGTCGCTCCAGGCCACCATCCGATGGTGA
- a CDS encoding FecR domain-containing protein, producing MSRAESEATAWLDKMMGPDADQHRAAFDEWLAKPDNAKAYDEARDNWNWSAAMSPSRIEADVRADAREREPGGRRWAFATILAAVIAVGFAWYLVGRDSDQPIIATNSAQGESQLADGTRVTLMDGARIETRFSDGERRVILYDGRARFEVAHDASRPFLVEAGDSVTRALGTIFEVDLRADVPRIALVEGSVEVRRLEGGKALRLRPGERAEVRSTGPQTIKSEEANAPAKSLWADNLPLGAILDRAGRENGVKISLADPALASLQVTGRFDMTDARKLALKLGAALDLKVEFGANGPILGAKSE from the coding sequence GTGAGCCGCGCCGAAAGCGAAGCCACCGCCTGGCTCGACAAGATGATGGGCCCCGATGCCGACCAGCACCGGGCGGCGTTCGACGAATGGCTGGCCAAGCCGGACAACGCCAAGGCCTATGACGAAGCGCGCGACAATTGGAACTGGTCTGCGGCGATGTCGCCGTCCCGGATCGAGGCCGATGTTCGGGCCGATGCCCGGGAGCGTGAACCCGGCGGGCGGCGATGGGCTTTTGCCACAATTCTCGCTGCGGTGATCGCGGTCGGGTTCGCCTGGTATCTGGTCGGCCGCGACAGCGATCAGCCGATCATCGCCACCAATTCGGCGCAAGGCGAGAGCCAGCTCGCCGACGGGACGCGCGTGACGCTGATGGACGGCGCCCGCATCGAGACGCGCTTCTCGGACGGCGAACGCCGCGTCATTCTGTATGACGGCCGAGCCAGGTTCGAGGTCGCACACGACGCGTCGCGTCCCTTTCTCGTCGAGGCCGGAGATTCGGTCACGCGCGCGCTCGGCACCATCTTCGAGGTCGATCTCCGCGCGGATGTTCCGCGCATCGCGCTGGTCGAAGGCTCGGTCGAAGTGCGGCGCCTCGAAGGCGGAAAGGCACTTCGCCTCCGCCCCGGCGAACGCGCCGAGGTCAGGTCGACCGGCCCCCAGACGATCAAGAGCGAGGAGGCGAACGCCCCGGCCAAATCACTGTGGGCCGACAATCTCCCGCTTGGCGCGATCCTCGACCGCGCTGGCCGCGAGAATGGCGTCAAGATCAGCTTGGCCGATCCGGCGCTGGCATCGCTGCAGGTGACGGGACGCTTCGACATGACCGATGCCCGGAAACTTGCGCTGAAGCTCGGCGCCGCGCTCGATCTCAAGGTCGAGTTCGGTGCGAACGGACCGATTCTCGGCGCGAAATCCGAGTAG
- a CDS encoding sigma-70 family RNA polymerase sigma factor, producing the protein MFAKQVLNARLAAFVPNGKAAGMDFEDKDSERPGIAGGDPLPPEDWERFGRSARIEAIYSEHRPQITRFFKSRAPTQDVGDLVQEVFSRFASARGGLAALVEGPGAYLVKSARMLLAEYGRADGRRHRSQHDSFSDEHEGASDPHAALEARDVLRRAERAISRLSPLTREIFLMHRFEGLRYPEIARIKGISVKTVESHMTKALAAIKRARGKQ; encoded by the coding sequence TTGTTCGCTAAGCAAGTTCTCAACGCCCGGCTTGCCGCCTTCGTCCCGAACGGGAAGGCGGCAGGTATGGACTTCGAGGACAAGGACAGCGAGCGACCGGGTATTGCCGGCGGCGACCCCTTGCCGCCAGAGGATTGGGAGCGCTTCGGCCGATCGGCGCGCATCGAGGCGATCTACTCCGAACACCGCCCCCAAATAACCCGCTTCTTCAAGAGCCGCGCGCCGACCCAAGATGTCGGCGACCTTGTGCAGGAAGTCTTCAGCCGCTTTGCGAGCGCGCGCGGCGGCCTCGCTGCGCTGGTCGAAGGCCCCGGAGCCTATCTCGTGAAGAGCGCCCGGATGCTCCTCGCCGAATATGGTCGCGCCGACGGGCGCCGTCACCGGTCGCAGCACGACAGTTTCAGTGACGAGCATGAGGGAGCGAGCGACCCGCACGCCGCGCTCGAAGCGCGCGACGTCCTTCGCCGGGCAGAAAGAGCCATTTCGAGGCTATCTCCGCTCACGCGCGAGATTTTCCTGATGCATCGCTTCGAAGGACTACGCTATCCCGAGATCGCTCGAATCAAGGGAATCAGCGTGAAGACGGTCGAAAGCCACATGACCAAAGCCCTTGCCGCCATCAAGCGCGCGCGGGGTAAGCAGTGA
- a CDS encoding lipid kinase produces MPWPKGTRALVLHNAKARQGEQALVPVRERLAAGGLLVTVEPFESLPEIARDVTRLHQTADIIVVCGGDGSISSAAPAVIESGLPLGIIPAGTANDLARTLSIPLDFAAAADVIVESHSRRIDVGMVNGHAFFNVASIGISSELAQKLDPAIKKRFGRLGYAVAALRVILAAQRFRARIREKGESRTVSTYQVAIGNGRLYGGGNVVEENAAIDDGTLDLYSLEVKNLWKLALMLRAFRSGTHGAWKEVRTAKCVEFDIETRRPMPVNTDGEIVTATPAHFRVLPRAISVLAPCECPTTARQFPLYHH; encoded by the coding sequence ATGCCGTGGCCCAAAGGTACGCGCGCCCTCGTGCTGCACAATGCAAAGGCGCGGCAGGGCGAGCAGGCGCTCGTTCCCGTTCGCGAGCGCCTCGCTGCCGGCGGCCTTCTGGTGACGGTCGAGCCGTTCGAGAGCTTGCCCGAAATTGCACGCGACGTGACACGCTTGCATCAGACCGCCGATATCATTGTCGTGTGCGGCGGCGACGGTTCGATCTCATCCGCCGCGCCCGCGGTGATCGAGAGCGGCCTGCCGCTGGGAATCATTCCCGCCGGAACCGCGAATGACTTGGCGCGCACCCTGTCGATCCCGCTCGACTTCGCGGCGGCGGCCGACGTCATTGTCGAGAGTCACAGCCGACGGATCGATGTCGGCATGGTCAATGGCCATGCCTTCTTCAATGTCGCGAGCATCGGGATCAGCAGCGAACTTGCGCAGAAGCTCGACCCGGCGATCAAGAAAAGGTTCGGCCGCCTCGGCTATGCCGTCGCCGCGCTGCGGGTCATCCTGGCTGCCCAGCGGTTCCGGGCGAGGATCAGGGAGAAGGGCGAGTCGAGGACCGTCAGCACCTATCAGGTCGCGATCGGCAACGGGCGTCTCTACGGGGGAGGTAATGTCGTAGAAGAGAATGCCGCGATCGACGACGGCACGCTCGATCTTTATAGTCTCGAGGTCAAAAACCTCTGGAAGCTCGCCCTCATGCTTCGCGCCTTCCGGTCCGGCACGCATGGCGCGTGGAAGGAAGTGCGCACCGCCAAATGCGTCGAGTTCGATATCGAGACGCGGCGGCCGATGCCGGTGAACACCGACGGTGAGATCGTCACCGCGACGCCTGCGCATTTCCGCGTCTTGCCTCGAGCGATATCGGTGCTCGCCCCGTGCGAATGCCCGACCACCGCACGGCAATTCCCGCTCTACCATCACTGA
- a CDS encoding DUF736 family protein, with product MASIGIVSGSIEKGFVGQLITLSIKAPIEIRPNRGKASDVQPDYRVWSDGVEIGAGWIRVAEQSGRPYVSLSLATPEFGPRRIYANLGRAAGQDRDDVFAIIWTPAD from the coding sequence ATGGCGAGCATCGGCATCGTCAGCGGCAGCATCGAGAAGGGCTTTGTGGGCCAGCTCATCACGCTGTCGATCAAGGCACCGATCGAGATACGCCCCAACCGCGGCAAGGCGAGCGATGTGCAGCCCGACTATCGCGTTTGGTCCGATGGCGTCGAGATCGGAGCCGGCTGGATTCGCGTCGCCGAGCAATCGGGGCGTCCCTATGTCTCGCTCTCGCTCGCGACCCCCGAGTTCGGGCCGCGGCGCATCTACGCCAATCTCGGGCGGGCCGCGGGGCAGGATCGCGACGATGTTTTCGCGATCATCTGGACACCCGCCGACTGA